In a single window of the Necator americanus strain Aroian chromosome X, whole genome shotgun sequence genome:
- a CDS encoding hypothetical protein (NECATOR_CHRX.G22321.T1): MRQEALVRQFLSNFAVDDIMRRTVEQCPADVILGPSARILVDLEYADDVVIFTSSSAKLQHIDNLISKLAEAYGLRLRPDKYKQMWVSRRTSTRVEVNGEPIELVDEFCYLGCMLETMAASREIFSKDALKLTRHSTD, from the coding sequence ATGAGACAAGAGGCCCTGGTGAGACAATTTCTGTCCAACTTTGCCGTCgatgacataatgcgaagaacagttgagcagtgtcccgCCGATGTCATTTTAGGACCATCTGCCCGCATCTTggtggatctcgagtacgccgacgatgtagtaatatttaCTTCAAGTAGCGCGAAGTTGCAGCATATTGATAACCTTAtatcgaaattagctgaaGCCTATGGACTGCGACTCCGCCCAGATAAGTACAAGCAAATGTGGGTCTCTAGGAGGACGTCAACAAGAGTCGAAGTGAACGGAGAACCTATCGAACTagtggatgagttctgttatttgggttGTATGCTGGAAACGATGGCAGCTTCGAGAGAGATATTTAGCAAAGATGCATTAAAGCTAACTCGGCATTCAACTGATTGA
- a CDS encoding hypothetical protein (NECATOR_CHRX.G22322.T1), producing the protein MCKVLERIILDRLIQHREKTTCDKQSGFRPGRSTTDQMFIVTRVIEVWQLYLKPLQLAFLDLEVAFDSPHKSHLLNALRAFAWSLSKIRTPNKRPE; encoded by the coding sequence ATGtgcaaggttttggagcggatcatcCTGGATCGACTAATCCAACATCGCGAGAAAACCACCTGCGACAAGCAATCCggctttcgtcctggtcgATCGACGACTGATCAAATGTTTATTGTGACGAGAGTGATTGAAGTATGGCAGCTGTATTTGAAGCCTCTACAGTTAGCTTTTTTGGACTTAGAAgttgctttcgactctcctcataaAAGTCATCTTCTCAATGCGCTTCGCGCCTTCGCCTGGAGTTTGAGTAAAATTCGTACGCCTAACAAACGACCTGAATAG